In Candidatus Methanosphaera massiliense, the following are encoded in one genomic region:
- a CDS encoding class I SAM-dependent methyltransferase, protein MNGIKISKKNANELRKKLIKENQVNMEYKIRNDKTNVYIPLSDNYDKTLIKKLSEEYPFKLDNYDFSMSRHRAKNFMEYLNDKIPEKELKDIRKSFDIIGDIVILEIPPELENEKKIIGEAVLKFTKRRSVYYKKSKIHGVRRTRDLEFLAGVDDLETIHKEYGIRFKLNPSTVYFSPRLATERSRVVNEVKEDEIIIDFFAGIGSFPISIAHVKKCKIYSVDINPEAYKYVNENIKLNKLVGEVIPIEGDIRNVIVDLPLADRIIMNLPGMAKDFLDIAVNHLKKGGILNYYEFASDYETVINRVKNVAYPRKAEILNIRKVKSQSPGVWHIGVDAKII, encoded by the coding sequence ATGAATGGTATAAAAATTAGTAAAAAAAATGCAAATGAATTACGAAAAAAATTAATCAAAGAAAATCAAGTGAACATGGAGTATAAGATACGAAATGATAAGACAAATGTATATATTCCACTTAGTGATAACTATGACAAAACACTGATTAAGAAACTATCAGAAGAATATCCCTTTAAACTGGATAACTATGATTTTTCTATGTCAAGACACAGAGCAAAAAATTTCATGGAATATTTAAATGATAAAATACCTGAAAAAGAATTAAAAGATATAAGAAAATCATTTGATATAATTGGGGATATTGTTATACTAGAAATTCCACCAGAACTAGAAAATGAGAAAAAAATTATTGGTGAAGCAGTTCTTAAATTCACAAAAAGAAGAAGTGTATACTACAAGAAAAGTAAAATTCATGGAGTTAGAAGAACACGTGACTTAGAATTTCTTGCAGGAGTTGATGATTTAGAAACTATTCATAAAGAATATGGTATCCGATTTAAACTAAATCCTTCAACAGTATACTTTAGTCCAAGACTTGCTACTGAAAGATCCAGAGTAGTAAATGAAGTGAAAGAAGATGAGATAATTATAGATTTCTTTGCTGGTATTGGTTCTTTTCCTATAAGTATTGCTCATGTGAAAAAATGTAAAATATATAGTGTGGATATTAATCCTGAAGCATACAAGTATGTTAACGAAAATATAAAACTTAATAAACTTGTTGGAGAAGTAATTCCTATTGAAGGTGATATAAGAAATGTTATAGTTGACCTTCCATTAGCTGACAGAATAATTATGAATCTGCCTGGAATGGCTAAGGACTTCCTGGATATAGCAGTTAATCATCTGAAAAAGGGAGGTATTCTAAATTATTATGAATTTGCATCAGATTATGAAACCGTTATTAACCGTGTGAAAAATGTTGCATATCCACGAAAAGCTGAAATACTTAACATTAGAAAAGTAAAATCCCAAAGCCCGGGAGTATGGCATATCGGTGTGGATGCAAAAATTATCTAA